One segment of Drosophila ananassae strain 14024-0371.13 chromosome 3R, ASM1763931v2, whole genome shotgun sequence DNA contains the following:
- the LOC6496841 gene encoding mitogen-activated protein kinase-binding protein 1 isoform X7, which yields MRHLIMTPASLSMSTPTLSTLHHQRMALQSQSSLTSSSQSQSQLQSPLTPSPSSFFGSPKFPANYERSEKIKLKKVLGLTVCSNAALDVSPVSGLLAYPAGCTVVLFNAKRQTQAYLVNTSRKAFTSVAFSRCGRYVATGECGINPAIKVWELESPNGSLEHCTGGSVVAEFVDHKYAVTCVAFSPTGKYLVSVGSQHDMIVNVFDWRANLKMASNKISSKVAAVCFAEDGSYFVTVGNRHVKYWYLEGGRKYKDPIPLMGRSAILGDLRDNDFCAVACGKGICAESTYAITRQGHLVEFSSRRLLDKWVQCRTSNANCLCVNERFILVGCAESIIRIFNAATLEYVTTLPRTHYLGVDVAQGIQINHIMSVPQQAKFPDCIAMVFDEQRSKVSCVYNDHSLYIWDLRDISRVGKSHSFLYHSTCIWGVETVPYNVEREPSQTLPEECFVTCSSDDTIRVWGLDGCTNNDIYRRNIYSKELLKIVYSDEELQFIKDQGSSLFDKSGNSSYDGRNGVRCIKISPELQHLASGDRCGNIRVYSLVNLRLLTTIEAHESEVLCLEYSNDKIERKLLASASRDRLIHVFDVAQDYLLLQTLDDHSSSITSIKFVGAGLNFQMISCGADKSIMFRSFQGNIFMRGTNTSGKTTLYDMEVDSNAKHILTACQDRNVRVYGTQNAKQTKTFKGSHSDEGSLIKLSLDPSGIYVATSCTDKTLAVYDYYSSECMARMYGHSELVTGLKFTNDCRHLISASGDGCIFIWQVPHDMIVTMQARMSQQRLRSGHAPLPRPLAPISPPEGIVMESPTSEIEQPQLQPKFGVAERFSDVGQLPQWAMRKAAGDSDSGALSIPTPSGGGVNAVPALHAASSMGNLSSSPSQQMAPRARGRWAQRSTQLETADDLRSNSESPLGTVSSVGGHSGVNVQTSDYNSASSKDIMYNQTYLSEDSSIDSGMETRRGELKFIGSSNNGTVVTVSSVSSLAVSASNGAMPAPGSGAGQQRLQLPDKRGKPGLRFDTHTHDHDGDVEDISDGERTSSDHGMFYNNLAPSTPTDFKVTAMNEDELRKSVRRQKFEKSGLQLTPSALSGNGSSHTASTGTGTGTSDTEDEGSTPSAENAERSLASTLGGSSENLPQTSNSFLHAALPEGPGLASPMERGTSSRRSISAKHNTENGKGVAAPPTITKSYTSTKKEELLQVINKVKQQLENGSTRKNGNPRLNAIVEVGHRPLRGSHSISDLSLAANLDGSRNTGSGPGRYTKPGNPKTLNPMPIEESSIRRACSLSDLHMGNFGKPGKSNGTPQKPQVQHRNGNISRSASKRNSLQGKTGLGASSNSMNVLNQGSDSEPEDSNRLRSASNGQGRSNGPIAANRQYSNKINNVNNNRRKTPNFSSATPMQDDSSSEETPNSTANNKPIVPPRPRNLGFDHKSKILINNLSGSPGNAGKQRSSVTNLEDYEGTDPEAQVHNVINKLYTTTQAAMQLHANLKNSLLLKELENALIMSRNMLSSIPTNRQAEKTNNGGGLGGGVGNSGGLNHEQLNAENGDYLMMVNNCADLLSNLRTKHKPDDCENNS from the exons ATAAAACTCAAAAAAGTCTTGGGCCTGACTGTGTGCAGCAATGCGGCTCTGGATGTGTCCCCAGTCAGCGGCCTGCTGGCCTATCCAGCTGG CTGCACCGTGGTGCTGTTCAACGCCAAGCGCCAGACACAGGCCTACTTGGTCAACACCTCCCGCAAAGCATTCACATCCGTGGCCTTCTCCCGCTGCGGTCGCTACGTGGCCACCGGAGAGTGTGGCATCAACCCAGCGATCAAGGTCTGGGAGCTGGAGTCACCCAACGGCAGTCTGGAGCACTGCACTGGCGGCAGTGTTGTGGCAGAGTTTGTGGATCACAAATACGCCGTCACCTGTGTG GCCTTTTCGCCCACGGGCAAGTACCTGGTATCGGTGGGCTCCCAGCACGACATGATCGTCAATGTGTTCGACTGGCGGGCCAACCTGAAGATGGCCTCGAATAAAATCAGCTCGAAAGTGGCTGCCGTGTGCTTCGCCGAAGATGGCAGCTACTTCGTCACTGTGGGCAATCGCCATGTCAAGTATTGGTATCTCGAAGGAGGCAGGAAG TACAAGGATCCAATTCCCTTGATGGGACGCAGCGCCATTCTGGGTGATTTGCGGGACAACGACTTCTGTGCGGTGGCATGTGGCAAGGGCATCTGTGCGGAGAGCACGTACGCCATCACGCGTCAAGGTCATCTGGTGGAGTTCAGCTCCCGCCGCCTGCTGGACAAGTGGGTGCAGTGCCGCACCAGCAACGCCAACTGCCTCTGCGTCAACGAGCGCTTCATTCTCGTGGGCTGTGCCGAGTCCATTATTCGGATCTTCAACGCGGCCACGCTGGAGTATGTGACCACCCTGCCTAGGACCCACTACCTGGGCGTGGACGTGGCCCAGGGCATCCAGATCAATCACATTATGTCGGTGCCGCAGCAGGCCAAGTTTCCGGACTGCATTGCCATGGTTTTTGACGAGCAGCGATCCAAG GTGAGCTGCGTCTACAACGATCACTCGCTGTATATCTGGGATCTGCGCGACATCTCGCGGGTGGGAAAGTCGCACTCCTTCCTCTACCACTCCACGTGCATCTGGGGCGTGGAGACAGTGCCATACAATGTGGAGCGGGAGCCGTCGCAAACTCTGCCGGAGGAGTGCTTTGTGACCTGCTCCTCGGACGACACGATTCGTGTTTGGGGCCTCGATGGCTGCACCAACAACGACATCTACCGGAGGAACATCTACTCCAAGGAGCTACTGAAAATCGTCTACAGCGACGAGGAGCTGCAGTTCATCAAGGATCAGGGCTCGTCGCTGTTCGACAAGAGCGGCAACTCCTCCTACGACGGCCGGAACGGAGTGCGATGCATCAAGATCAGCCCGGAGCTGCAGCATCTGGCCAGCGGGGATCGGTGTGGCAATATCCGGGTGTACAGCCTCGTGAATCTCCGCCTCCTGACCACCATCGAGGCCCACGAGTCGGAGGTCCTCTGTCTGGAGTACTCCAATGACAAGATCGAAAGGAAGCTGTTGGCCAGTGCCAGTAGGGATCGGTTGATTCATGTCTTCGATGTGGCCCAGGACTACTTGCTGCTCCAGACCCTGGACGATCACAGCTCCTCCATTACCTCGATCAAGTTTGTGGGTGCCGGACTGAACTTCCAGATGATAAGCTGCGGGGCCGACAAGTCCATTATGTTCCGGAGTTTTCAG GGAAACATCTTCATGCGGGGCACCAACACCTCTGGGAAGACCACTCTCTACGACATGGAGGTGGACTCGAACGCCAAACACATCTTGACAGCCTGTCAGGACAGGAATGTCCGGGTCTACGGCACTCAGAACGCCAAGCAGACGAAGACCTTCAAGGGCTCCCACTCGGACGAGGGAAGTCTCATTAAGCTGAGCCTGGATCCCAGTGGCATTTACGTGGCCACCTCCTGCACAGACAAGACCCTGGCTGTCTACGATTACTATTCCAGCGAGTGCATGGCCAGGATGTACGGACACAGTGAGCTGGTGACGGGCCTGAAGTTCACCAACGACTGCCGGCACCTGATCTCGGCGAGCGGCGACGGTTGCATCTTCATCTGGCAGGTGCCGCACGACATGATTGTGACCATGCAGGCGCGGATGTCGCAGCAGCGCCTCCGCTCGGGGCATGCCCCTTTGCCGAGACCCCTGGCGCCCATTTCGCCACCGGAGGGTATAGTCATGGAGTCGCCCACCAGCGAAATCGAACAGCCTCAGTTGCAGCCGAAGTTCGGGGTGGCGGAGCGCTTCTCGGACGTGGGCCAGCTGCCGCAGTGGGCGATGCGCAAGGCCGCCGGGGATTCCGACAGCGGAGCCCTGTCCATCCCCACGCCCAGTGGTGGTGGCGTCAATGCCGTGCCCGCCCTCCATGCCGCCTCCTCAATGGGCAACCTCAGCTCCTCGCCCAGCCAGCAGATGGCGCCACGGGCCCGGGGACGATGGGCCCAGAGAAGCACCCAACTGGAGACGGCGGACGATCTGCGCTCGAACTCGGAGAGCCCCCTGGGAACAGTCTCGTCGGTGGGCGGGCACAGTGGCGTCAATGTCCAGACATCCGACTACAACAGTGCCTCCTCGAAGGACATCATGTACAATCAAACCTACTTGAGCGAAGACTCGTCCATCGACTCGGGCATGGAGACCCGCCGGGGCGAACTCAAGTTCatcggcagcagcaacaatggAACGGTGGTCACAGTGTCCTCTGTCTCCTCGCTGGCTGTCTCAGCCTCCAATGGTGCCATGCCAGCTCCGGGCTCGGGAGCCGGACAGCAGCGTCTCCAGCTGCCGGATAAGAGGGGGAAGCCCGGCCTGCGTTTCGATACCCACACCCACGATCATGACGGCGATGTGGAGGATATTTCTGATGGCGAAAGGACCAGCTCGGACCACGGAATGTTCTACAACAATCTGGCGCCCAGCACGCCCAC aGATTTCAAAGTAACGGCCATGAACGAGGACGAGCTACGCAAGTCGGTGCGCCGGCAGAAGTTCGAGAAGTCTGGCCTGCAGCTGACACCCTCGGCCCTCAGCGGCAACGGAAGCTCGCACACGGCCAGCACCGGAACCGGAACTGGCACATCCGACACCGAGGACGAAGGCTCCACGCCCAGTGCCGAAAATGCGGAGCGTTCCTTGGCCTCCACGCTGGGTGGCAGTTCGGAAAATCTGCCCCAGACCAGCAACAGCTTCCTGCACGCCGCTCTGCCCGAAGGCCCGGGACTGGCATCGCCCATGGAGCGGGGCACCAGCA GTCGCCGCAGCATCAGCGCCAAACACAACACTGAGAACGGCAAGGGGGTGGCCGCGCCACCCACCATCACCAAGTCGTACACCAGCACCAAGAAGGAGGAGCTGCTGCAGGTCATCAACAAGGTCAAACAGCAGCTGGAGAAT GGTTCTACGCGCAAGAATGGCAATCCAAGGTTAAATGCTATAGTTGAG GTAGGCCATAGACCCCTTCGGGGAAGCCATAGCATATCGGACCTGAGTCTGGCTGCCAACTTGGATGGCTCGAGGAATACGGGCAGTGGTCCCGGACGGTATACCAAGCCAG GCAATCCCAAAACGCTCAATCCCATGCCCATCGAGGAGTCCTCCATACGCCGCGCCTGTTCGCTGAGCGACCTGCACATGGGCAACTTTGGCAAGC CTGGAAAATCCAATGGAACTCCACAGAAACCGCAGGTCCAACACCGCAATGGCAACATTTCCAGATCTGCCAGCAAGCGGAACAGTCTGCAGGGTAAAACAGGTCTAGGCGCCTCCAGCAACTCCATGAATGTTCTTAATCAGGGT AGCGACTCAGAGCCCGAGGACAGCAATCGTTTGCGCAGTgccagcaatggacagggACGTAGTAATGGCCCCATCG CTGCCAATCGCCAGTACAGCAACAAGATCAACAATGTTAACAACAATCGTCGCAAGACGCCAAACTTTAGCAGTG CCACACCCATGCAGGATGACTCGAGCTCCGAGGAGACGCCCAACAGCACTGCCAATAATAAGCCCATTGTGCCGCCAAGGCCCAGAAACCTGGGCTTTGATCACAAGAGCAAGATCTTGATCAACAACCTAAGTGGTAGTCCTGGCAACGCTGGAAAACAGAGGAGCAGTGTGACTAATCTAGAGGATTATGAGGGCACAGATC CTGAGGCCCAAGTGCACAATGTGATTAATAAACTTTATACAACAACCCAAGCAGCCATGCAGTTGCATGCCAATCTTAAGAATTCGCTGCTGCTGAAAGAGTTGGAGAATGCGCTGATCATGTCCAGAAATATGCTCAGCAGCATCCCCACAAATAG aCAAGCTGAGAAGACAAACAATGGTGGCGGACTGGGTGGGGGAGTGGGCAACAGTGGGGGACTGAACCACGAGCAGCTGAACGCTGAGAACGGAGACTATCTGATGATGGTCAACAACTGTGCCGATCTTTTGAGCAATTTACGCACGAAGCACAAACCCGATGACTGTGAGAATAACTCCTAG